A window of Streptomyces gilvosporeus contains these coding sequences:
- a CDS encoding tRNA-dependent cyclodipeptide synthase: MTTATEIFHVRPYTPHCQVITDEGDHAVIGISPGNSYFTHQRVLSLAAWGLDNFRQVDLIYTDLHVADMYEALGYPALDAQRKAVKNLRGVRAKVTAAVAALDPDGTRLRGRPMSALLDIPAYRVIRESLDDRLSTDPGFREVCDQLVVRFLTSKVLDGKQPTDRQRQVCLDYICAEAPLFIDTPAIMGVPSSLNCYHQALPMADLLYARGHGLRATRNQGHAVITPAGTTTEGHDQ, translated from the coding sequence TTGACGACAGCGACCGAGATATTTCACGTCCGTCCGTACACCCCGCACTGCCAAGTCATCACCGACGAAGGTGATCACGCCGTCATCGGCATCTCTCCGGGGAACTCCTACTTCACCCATCAGCGAGTCCTCAGCCTCGCCGCCTGGGGATTGGACAACTTCCGCCAGGTCGATCTCATCTATACGGATCTGCACGTCGCCGACATGTACGAGGCACTCGGATATCCGGCTCTCGACGCCCAGCGCAAGGCCGTGAAGAACCTCCGCGGTGTACGCGCCAAGGTGACCGCCGCCGTCGCCGCGCTCGACCCGGACGGCACCAGGCTCCGCGGCCGCCCCATGTCCGCGCTGCTGGACATCCCCGCCTATCGGGTCATCCGCGAGAGCCTCGACGATCGGCTGTCCACCGACCCGGGATTCCGCGAAGTCTGTGACCAGCTCGTGGTCCGGTTCCTCACCAGCAAGGTTCTCGACGGGAAGCAGCCCACGGACCGTCAGCGCCAGGTCTGCCTCGACTACATCTGTGCCGAAGCGCCGCTGTTCATCGACACCCCCGCAATCATGGGCGTCCCCTCCTCGCTCAACTGCTACCACCAGGCACTGCCGATGGCCGACCTCCTGTACGCACGCGGGCACGGCCTGCGCGCCACACGCAACCAGGGCCACGCCGTGATCACCCCCGCCGGCACCACCACCGAAGGACACGACCAGTGA
- a CDS encoding YcxB family protein has translation MARIELSYTPTVEDFHEALGARAKASKSARRTRWLLAAATFFLAASAVLKFVKDGSVDVPVVAGFTVLVLLGLGGQTRLHARSFHRLAATKGEQHIVIDDSGVTVSTAHATHTLTWQATPRYAETPGMFLLLSGDKNASTMTLLPKRGLGTAADTDRLRAVLDQHSSHVGAGQGRPVA, from the coding sequence GTGGCACGAATAGAGCTGTCGTACACACCTACAGTTGAGGATTTCCACGAGGCATTGGGCGCACGGGCCAAAGCCTCGAAGTCCGCTCGGCGCACGCGCTGGTTGCTGGCCGCAGCGACCTTCTTCCTGGCTGCTTCGGCAGTACTGAAGTTTGTGAAGGACGGCAGCGTCGATGTGCCCGTCGTTGCTGGGTTTACAGTTCTTGTCCTGCTCGGGCTGGGTGGCCAGACCCGCCTCCACGCGCGCAGCTTTCACCGGCTGGCGGCCACCAAGGGCGAGCAGCACATCGTCATCGACGATTCCGGTGTCACCGTCTCGACCGCCCATGCAACCCACACCCTCACCTGGCAGGCAACACCCCGCTACGCCGAAACCCCGGGAATGTTCCTCCTGCTGAGCGGGGACAAAAACGCCTCCACCATGACCCTGCTGCCCAAGCGCGGACTTGGTACGGCAGCCGACACCGACCGGCTGCGTGCCGTCCTGGACCAGCACTCGTCCCACGTCGGTGCGGGGCAAGGCCGTCCCGTTGCCTGA